In one Echinicola marina genomic region, the following are encoded:
- a CDS encoding beta-L-arabinofuranosidase domain-containing protein: MMKVKKLLLFLLFIFFSLAIQAQNGDQMLDGIGETALVARYPLLEDLQDWSRNNLHGEFLAGEAVFEHDENFLRVLSFSKENMGYMRIPGETIEGLAALSISTWFNMQSTATGQVLFDFGASERNRLSVRTLIKDGQLHFQTIIVNEGALIGSSLTAVRDLYQWNHFVLILDPASNHLWIYLNGVIIEEISVEGLALEKALASFGPNNKCFIGRGIDQENSVLDAYMHDFRIYRIPLNEIQVKNIFHLSVDGEGTSQVNVQEKSSDDLPKFDAHYPQLYNPYLTDVADIEVKTSVGHLPVLPRYLKGVYQEGIDGPLVRVLWPAPKDNRAVLHEGEYTISGKIAGSSIVPKAVVKIVDAPVPSTGTSSLEAFELGQVRLDTDLQGRPSKFIENRDKFIFTLAKTNPDDFLYMFRNAFGQEQPEAAKPLGGWDSQETKLRGHATGHYLTAIAQAYSSSNYDTALQAIFKLKMDYMVQTLYRLSQLSGKPQKTTGDYEAEPTKIPIGPDKTAFNSDLSKEGIRTDYWNWGKGYISAYPPDQFIMLEQGANYGGQKNQIWAPYYTLHKILAGLMDIYEVSGNPKALEIAEGMGSWVHARLSQLPTETLIKMWNSYIAGEFGGMNEAMARLSRLTGQTVFLETAALFDNIKVFYGDQGQHHGLAKNVDTFRGLHANQHIPQIMGALEMYKETGLSQYFHIANNFWHMVTNDYMYSIGGVAGARNPANAECFINEPASLYENGFAAGGQNETCATYNMLKLSRQLFLLGKNPVFMDYYERGLYNHILASVAENSPANTYHVPLRPGSLKHFGNPDMKGFTCCNGTALESSTKLQNSIYFKDRDNQSLFVNLFVPSTLNWTERQISIVQSTSFPREDQTRLSINGNGKFTLYLRVPQWASEGFSIMINGKELDIDGAPGTYVKIARQWNDGDTVEYRIPFQFHLEPVMDQQNIASLFYGPVLLAAQENAPRKAWRKVRLNAKDIGKSIEADPEQLEFIIDGISYKPFYDTYGRYSVYLDVLLE, encoded by the coding sequence ATGATGAAGGTTAAAAAGTTATTGCTATTCTTACTTTTTATTTTTTTCAGTCTTGCGATACAAGCCCAAAATGGCGATCAAATGCTGGACGGTATCGGTGAGACCGCCTTGGTGGCTCGCTATCCCCTACTGGAAGATTTGCAAGATTGGTCAAGAAATAATCTTCATGGCGAATTTTTAGCTGGAGAAGCGGTCTTTGAACATGATGAAAATTTCCTCCGTGTACTTTCCTTTTCTAAAGAAAACATGGGGTATATGCGTATCCCAGGAGAAACTATAGAGGGATTGGCAGCGCTCAGCATCAGTACTTGGTTTAATATGCAGTCTACAGCAACTGGACAAGTTCTTTTTGATTTTGGGGCAAGCGAAAGGAACCGACTTTCAGTGCGTACTTTAATCAAAGACGGACAATTGCATTTTCAAACCATTATTGTAAACGAAGGAGCTTTAATCGGCAGTTCCCTGACAGCAGTTAGAGATTTATATCAATGGAATCATTTTGTTCTTATTCTTGACCCTGCGTCTAATCATTTGTGGATTTACCTTAATGGTGTAATCATTGAGGAAATTAGTGTTGAAGGCCTTGCTTTGGAAAAAGCGCTTGCCAGTTTCGGACCTAACAATAAGTGTTTCATTGGCCGAGGTATTGACCAAGAAAATAGTGTTCTTGATGCCTATATGCATGATTTTAGGATTTACCGTATTCCATTGAACGAAATTCAAGTGAAGAATATATTTCATCTTTCAGTAGATGGAGAAGGTACTAGCCAGGTAAATGTGCAAGAGAAATCAAGTGATGATTTACCCAAATTTGATGCACATTATCCACAATTATACAATCCCTATTTGACGGATGTCGCAGATATTGAAGTCAAGACAAGTGTGGGGCACCTTCCCGTACTCCCCCGCTATCTAAAGGGAGTGTACCAGGAAGGCATTGATGGACCTTTGGTAAGAGTGCTCTGGCCTGCTCCCAAAGACAATCGAGCAGTACTGCATGAGGGAGAATATACTATTAGCGGAAAGATTGCCGGTAGTTCTATCGTGCCCAAGGCAGTGGTTAAGATTGTAGATGCCCCAGTTCCGTCCACTGGTACCAGTAGCTTGGAGGCCTTCGAATTGGGACAAGTCCGTTTGGATACTGACTTGCAGGGCCGTCCTTCCAAATTTATTGAAAATAGAGATAAGTTTATCTTCACTTTGGCCAAAACCAATCCCGATGATTTTTTGTATATGTTTCGTAATGCCTTTGGGCAAGAACAGCCTGAGGCGGCCAAGCCTTTGGGAGGCTGGGATAGTCAGGAAACCAAATTAAGGGGACATGCCACTGGGCATTACCTTACCGCCATTGCACAGGCCTATTCAAGCAGTAACTATGATACAGCGCTACAGGCTATATTTAAGTTAAAGATGGACTATATGGTCCAAACACTATATCGTTTGTCACAGCTGTCAGGAAAACCTCAAAAGACCACAGGAGATTATGAGGCTGAGCCCACCAAAATTCCAATTGGTCCTGACAAAACAGCTTTTAACTCCGATTTAAGTAAAGAAGGGATCCGAACAGATTATTGGAACTGGGGGAAAGGTTATATCAGTGCCTATCCACCAGATCAATTCATTATGCTGGAGCAAGGGGCTAATTATGGTGGGCAAAAGAACCAAATTTGGGCCCCTTATTATACCTTACATAAGATCTTGGCAGGTCTAATGGATATTTATGAGGTAAGTGGCAATCCAAAAGCTTTAGAAATCGCCGAAGGAATGGGATCATGGGTACATGCAAGATTAAGTCAATTGCCCACTGAGACCCTGATCAAGATGTGGAACAGTTATATCGCCGGTGAATTTGGAGGAATGAACGAAGCCATGGCCAGACTTTCAAGACTTACAGGTCAAACCGTTTTTTTGGAGACAGCCGCATTATTCGACAATATCAAAGTGTTTTATGGAGACCAAGGGCAGCATCATGGACTGGCCAAAAATGTGGATACTTTCCGTGGGCTGCATGCCAACCAGCACATTCCGCAGATCATGGGGGCGCTGGAAATGTACAAGGAGACAGGCTTAAGCCAGTACTTTCATATAGCCAATAATTTTTGGCACATGGTTACCAATGATTATATGTACAGCATCGGAGGAGTGGCAGGAGCAAGAAATCCCGCCAATGCAGAATGCTTTATCAATGAACCAGCAAGTCTTTATGAAAATGGTTTTGCTGCTGGCGGACAAAATGAAACATGTGCCACTTATAATATGCTAAAGTTAAGTCGACAGCTATTTCTATTAGGAAAAAATCCGGTATTTATGGACTATTATGAGCGCGGACTGTATAATCATATTTTGGCATCCGTAGCTGAAAACAGTCCTGCCAATACCTACCATGTTCCACTAAGACCGGGTTCGCTCAAACATTTTGGCAATCCTGATATGAAGGGCTTTACATGCTGTAATGGGACCGCGCTTGAAAGTAGTACCAAGTTACAAAACTCCATCTATTTTAAGGATAGGGACAACCAAAGTCTTTTTGTGAATCTCTTTGTTCCTTCTACATTGAATTGGACGGAACGCCAAATTAGTATCGTCCAAAGCACTTCATTTCCAAGAGAGGACCAGACCCGTTTAAGCATAAATGGAAACGGAAAGTTTACCTTGTATCTTCGGGTACCTCAGTGGGCTTCAGAAGGTTTTTCTATTATGATCAACGGAAAAGAGCTGGATATTGATGGAGCCCCTGGGACTTATGTTAAAATTGCCCGCCAATGGAATGATGGGGACACTGTTGAATACCGCATACCCTTCCAATTTCATTTAGAACCGGTGATGGACCAGCAAAACATTGCCAGCTTATTTTATGGTCCGGTTTTATTAGCTGCCCAAGAAAATGCACCAAGGAAAGCATGGAGGAAAGTGAGACTAAATGCTAAAGATATCGGTAAGTCTATCGAAGCAGATCCTGAGCAATTGGAATTTATCATTGATGGGATTAGTTATAAGCCTTTTTATGATACCTATGGTCGGTATTCCGTCTATTTGGATGTCCTATTAGAATAG
- a CDS encoding helix-turn-helix transcriptional regulator, with protein sequence MSKRESIARQYLIINKLRNKSASFLEIADRLALESELQGYNFNISKRTFERDLEDIRSLYNIDIRYDHSRKGYCIVYDGQPDGNQRVLEAFDTFNALNLTDRLSNFIHFEKRRPQGTENLYGLLHAIKNQKEIQFTYQKFWEDELSIRNVEPFALKEFKNRWYLLANDLRNNHIKSFALDRLTDLRVLKRKFNAPTEFNINDHYKYCFGIISPNELKPEEIILSFEPYQGKYIKSLPLHESQQVLVDNEEELRIKLTLFITHDFMMELLSYGENLKVIKPNNLINDLKAKLKNALRLYE encoded by the coding sequence ATGTCAAAAAGAGAATCTATAGCAAGGCAGTATTTGATTATTAATAAACTACGGAATAAGTCAGCTAGCTTTTTGGAGATTGCTGATCGATTGGCTTTGGAATCTGAGTTACAGGGGTACAACTTCAATATTTCCAAACGTACTTTTGAAAGAGACTTAGAGGATATTCGTTCCCTGTACAATATCGATATTCGATATGACCACAGCAGAAAGGGATATTGTATAGTCTATGATGGACAGCCTGATGGAAATCAGAGAGTTTTAGAAGCGTTTGATACATTCAATGCCTTGAATTTGACGGATAGATTGTCAAATTTTATTCATTTTGAAAAAAGAAGGCCTCAGGGAACCGAAAATCTCTATGGACTACTACATGCGATAAAAAACCAGAAGGAAATTCAGTTCACCTATCAAAAATTTTGGGAGGATGAATTGTCCATTCGAAATGTGGAACCCTTCGCCCTTAAGGAGTTTAAGAACAGGTGGTATCTATTGGCAAATGACCTTAGAAATAATCATATAAAAAGCTTCGCCCTTGACCGATTAACTGATCTAAGAGTTCTAAAAAGAAAGTTTAATGCACCCACTGAATTCAATATAAATGACCATTATAAATATTGTTTCGGAATAATAAGTCCAAATGAACTTAAGCCTGAAGAAATCATATTGTCTTTTGAACCCTACCAGGGTAAATATATCAAATCACTGCCCTTACACGAGTCACAGCAAGTCCTGGTGGATAATGAAGAAGAATTGCGCATCAAACTGACTTTATTTATTACTCATGATTTTATGATGGAGTTACTGTCTTATGGAGAAAATCTGAAGGTTATTAAACCAAATAATTTGATCAATGATTTAAAAGCGAAGCTCAAAAATGCACTGAGACTGTACGAATAA
- a CDS encoding TM2 domain-containing protein — MMKHYLMSKFKSTGVTYLLWLFFGCHYAYLGMWGIQLLYWLAIIAGFLFFPLSITWTWCVVDLFLIPGKVNRYNAAISAKITEIEKSERDLEFQRNLTIAQAKYQTNVTDNNNDT, encoded by the coding sequence ATGATGAAACATTATTTAATGTCTAAATTCAAATCCACAGGGGTAACTTATTTACTATGGTTATTTTTTGGATGTCACTATGCCTACCTTGGGATGTGGGGAATACAACTCCTTTATTGGTTAGCAATTATTGCCGGATTTCTCTTTTTTCCGTTATCAATAACTTGGACTTGGTGCGTTGTGGACTTATTTCTAATACCCGGAAAAGTCAACAGGTATAATGCGGCAATCTCTGCTAAAATAACTGAGATTGAGAAAAGTGAAAGAGACCTTGAATTTCAGAGAAATTTGACCATTGCCCAAGCAAAATATCAAACAAATGTTACTGACAATAACAACGACACATAA
- a CDS encoding AAA family ATPase, with protein MIKDTAKIAVEANPTPEVENASTKINLGQVFSPSGEYLNELSLFAAYFNLIPNLITEIEINCKRANEWFENQYQAEITKKHFNKRYFNGSKKAELDKVFYFLFEDLVVCFDINNSKAKVLFSGTPAEKVESIIKEVKKFKKRVQRKPFITLLIKSSGPGFEYLSFPIVKPKLSIADNYNDDFEDTHKTILQRLQKSNDKGLVILHGKPGTGKTNYIRYLVSLIKKRVIILPLSRVSTITDPELIPLLTENPDSVFVIEDAENIVIDREEEGYSPVSSLLNISDGLLSDLLNIQIICTFNTDLSKVDKALMRKGRLIAKYEFKELEVEKAKRLSGKLGFQTEINSPMTLASIYNQEEKDFRQEQNNKSIGFKATNGNKFAETD; from the coding sequence ATGATAAAGGATACCGCCAAGATCGCCGTAGAAGCTAATCCAACCCCTGAAGTAGAAAATGCCTCGACTAAAATTAACTTAGGACAGGTATTTTCTCCCTCAGGAGAATACCTTAATGAACTTTCTTTGTTTGCAGCCTATTTTAATTTGATACCCAACCTGATCACCGAAATAGAGATCAATTGTAAACGGGCAAATGAATGGTTTGAAAATCAGTATCAAGCTGAAATCACAAAAAAACATTTTAATAAGCGCTATTTTAACGGAAGTAAGAAAGCCGAACTTGATAAAGTTTTCTATTTCCTGTTTGAGGACTTAGTAGTGTGTTTTGACATCAATAATTCAAAAGCTAAGGTTCTCTTTTCCGGAACTCCTGCCGAAAAAGTGGAATCAATAATCAAAGAAGTCAAAAAATTCAAAAAAAGAGTTCAAAGAAAGCCATTTATCACCTTGCTTATCAAATCATCCGGCCCAGGCTTTGAATACCTATCATTTCCGATAGTCAAACCCAAGCTTAGTATTGCAGACAATTATAATGATGACTTTGAAGATACGCACAAAACTATCCTTCAAAGGCTTCAAAAATCTAACGACAAAGGTTTGGTGATTTTACATGGGAAGCCGGGTACAGGAAAGACAAATTATATACGGTATTTGGTTTCATTGATAAAGAAAAGGGTGATTATTCTTCCTCTTAGCAGGGTAAGTACGATTACCGATCCAGAACTAATTCCGCTTTTGACAGAAAACCCGGATTCCGTTTTTGTCATCGAGGATGCGGAGAACATCGTGATTGACAGGGAAGAAGAAGGTTACTCCCCGGTATCTTCCTTGCTTAATATTTCAGACGGATTGCTGTCTGACCTTTTGAATATTCAAATTATCTGCACTTTTAATACAGATCTGTCAAAAGTCGATAAAGCTCTAATGCGCAAGGGAAGATTAATTGCCAAATATGAGTTCAAGGAGTTGGAAGTGGAAAAAGCCAAGCGGCTCTCAGGGAAGTTAGGCTTTCAAACGGAAATAAACTCCCCGATGACCTTGGCCTCCATTTACAATCAAGAAGAAAAGGATTTCCGTCAAGAACAAAACAATAAATCCATTGGGTTTAAGGCGACCAATGGAAACAAGTTTGCCGAAACCGATTAA
- a CDS encoding DUF4391 domain-containing protein, whose translation MDLFNLPRQTVINRVVPKNAFDKYTNTKQKALFSSLILRITWTNKLSEETINLKGQEISEIQVFKIELKEGGDPKSLLDLIDKSIPYHIIFIVSHNGNVFLSTSKKHPHPTNDDNSVIDWTFRSDWFTANENQFSLNLKKSIDAVYQDFCNQLSGNFKANEKSISELIDRNKEVDKLNKEISSLKSAISKCKQFNQKVELNMKLKEVEAKLEHLCDG comes from the coding sequence ATGGATTTATTCAACTTACCTCGCCAGACCGTGATAAATAGGGTTGTCCCTAAAAATGCTTTTGATAAGTACACCAATACCAAACAAAAGGCATTGTTTTCAAGCTTGATTTTGCGCATCACCTGGACCAATAAATTGTCAGAAGAAACTATTAACCTAAAAGGTCAGGAAATATCGGAAATACAGGTTTTCAAGATAGAACTCAAAGAAGGCGGTGACCCAAAATCACTTTTGGACCTCATCGATAAGTCCATACCCTATCACATTATCTTTATTGTTTCTCATAATGGGAATGTTTTCTTGTCTACTTCCAAAAAGCATCCCCATCCTACAAATGATGATAACTCGGTTATCGACTGGACATTTAGATCTGATTGGTTTACCGCGAATGAAAATCAATTCAGCCTAAACCTTAAGAAAAGCATTGATGCTGTATATCAGGATTTTTGCAATCAATTATCCGGAAACTTTAAGGCAAACGAAAAGTCTATCAGTGAGCTAATTGATCGGAATAAGGAAGTCGATAAGCTAAATAAGGAAATTTCAAGCCTGAAATCTGCCATTTCAAAGTGTAAGCAGTTTAACCAGAAAGTTGAGTTGAATATGAAGTTAAAAGAGGTAGAAGCGAAATTGGAGCATTTATGTGATGGTTAA
- a CDS encoding C-terminal helicase domain-containing protein translates to MSCFSPISKSKAQLYADIPESIDLLIATDCISEGQNLQDCDYLINYDIHWNPVRIIQRFGRIDRIGSKNDSITLVNFWPDITLDAYINLKQRVESRMQISNMASTGDDNILNTDEKDLEYRKIQLQRMQDEVIDLEDLREGVSITDLGLNDFRVDLSNYINTYGELTNIPEGLHAVVRATDILSKGVIYVLKNVNSSVNINKLNRLHPYYLVYIKESGELNLNHIESKKILDAVRMLCKGKSEPLEDLCKALNEETDEYHQMGFYSDLLKKSIGSILNTEEEKEVMSLFKSGGTTTLKEKFKGIEDFKLVSFLIVR, encoded by the coding sequence TTGAGTTGTTTTTCTCCTATTTCGAAAAGTAAGGCTCAACTGTATGCAGACATTCCTGAATCAATTGATTTACTGATTGCGACAGATTGTATTTCCGAAGGACAAAACCTACAAGACTGTGATTATTTAATCAATTATGATATCCATTGGAATCCGGTGAGAATCATCCAACGCTTTGGTAGAATAGATAGAATTGGATCAAAGAATGACAGCATTACCCTTGTCAACTTTTGGCCGGATATCACCCTGGATGCCTATATAAACCTAAAACAGCGGGTAGAAAGCAGGATGCAGATCAGTAATATGGCCAGTACAGGTGATGACAATATCCTTAACACCGATGAAAAAGACCTGGAATATCGCAAGATCCAACTCCAAAGAATGCAAGATGAAGTGATTGACCTGGAAGATCTAAGGGAAGGTGTAAGCATTACTGACCTAGGGTTAAATGATTTCAGAGTGGATTTATCCAATTATATCAATACCTATGGAGAACTAACCAATATTCCTGAGGGATTGCATGCAGTGGTCCGGGCCACCGATATTTTATCAAAAGGTGTAATTTATGTGTTGAAAAATGTCAATTCAAGTGTAAATATCAATAAACTTAACCGACTGCATCCCTATTACCTGGTTTATATCAAGGAATCAGGAGAGTTGAACCTTAACCATATAGAATCAAAAAAGATTCTTGATGCAGTTAGAATGCTTTGTAAGGGGAAAAGCGAACCACTTGAAGATCTTTGCAAAGCCTTAAATGAGGAAACGGATGAATACCATCAAATGGGTTTTTATTCCGATTTGCTTAAAAAAAGCATTGGGAGTATTCTGAATACTGAAGAGGAAAAGGAAGTCATGAGCCTTTTCAAATCAGGGGGAACAACTACTTTAAAGGAGAAATTCAAAGGAATAGAAGACTTTAAGTTAGTGTCATTTTTAATTGTGAGATAA
- a CDS encoding SNF2-related protein — MHLIDNINQRLGDDLKESIGKSAKLSIAASSFSIYAFEALKKELKHIEELRFVFTSPTFIEENFKKEVPKFFIPHLYKEAELCGGDFELRLKNQLNQRAIAKECSKWVKEKVTFKSNKHHHQALNGMIHVDNNNQSAFAYSNVNSFTTSDLGITPKKGFPTLIQKSDYPNSNAYLEWFNQIWENEEDLKEVTQSVQDYFASAYQENSPEFIYFITLYNIFNDFLDDLSLDNLPNDQIGFKNTLVWSKLYNFQRDAVIGAINKLEKYNGCILADSVGLGKTFSALGVIKYYEMRNKDVLVLCPKKLEANWNTYRNNDKNNILQSDRFRYDVLFHTDLSRDKGESNGRRLENVNWGNYGLVVIDESHNFRNNNAYSDRENRYQKLLRKIVKEGIETKVLMLSATPVNNRFNDLKNQLALAYEGEAFKIDSKLDTSSGIEQIFRRAQQAFNVWSRFDNSERTTEKLLDMLDFDFFEILDSLTIARSRKHITTYYDTTAIGKFPKRNKPVPMQCPLTKDGQVTYAEIAEELTLLNLSVYTPLNYILPSKLQLYREIFEKDVRSGGGKLSQIDRDNSLRILMRINLLKRLESSVDSFRLTLEGIISQIERAVKSIEKDSNGEYQGIQAKINDENFDWESDWGDEEGKIGKKIKVHISDMDTRKWKEDLNEDLFLLHRIWSKIVDIRGKDDFKLQQLIELLDKKIKQPFNPGNQKAIIFTAFADTANYLYENIQSYLKSQYN; from the coding sequence ATGCATCTAATTGACAATATAAACCAGCGCCTAGGGGACGACCTAAAAGAGAGCATTGGTAAAAGTGCTAAACTAAGCATAGCCGCTTCTTCATTCTCCATTTATGCTTTTGAGGCTTTAAAAAAGGAGCTGAAGCATATTGAAGAACTTCGGTTTGTCTTTACCTCCCCTACTTTTATTGAGGAGAATTTTAAAAAAGAGGTGCCCAAGTTTTTTATTCCCCACTTATACAAAGAAGCGGAGCTCTGTGGTGGTGATTTTGAACTTCGTTTAAAGAATCAATTGAATCAACGTGCCATCGCCAAGGAATGCTCCAAATGGGTAAAGGAAAAGGTGACTTTCAAATCCAATAAGCACCATCACCAAGCGCTGAATGGGATGATCCATGTGGATAATAATAATCAATCCGCATTTGCCTATTCCAATGTCAACAGCTTTACCACCTCTGATTTAGGTATTACCCCTAAAAAGGGTTTCCCCACACTCATCCAGAAATCTGATTATCCCAATAGTAATGCATATTTGGAATGGTTTAATCAAATCTGGGAGAATGAGGAAGATCTGAAGGAGGTTACCCAAAGCGTTCAGGATTATTTTGCTTCTGCTTATCAAGAGAACAGCCCAGAATTCATCTATTTCATCACGCTCTATAATATATTCAATGACTTTTTAGATGACTTATCCCTGGATAACCTCCCCAATGATCAAATAGGTTTTAAAAACACCTTGGTATGGAGTAAACTTTATAATTTTCAGAGGGATGCGGTAATTGGCGCCATTAATAAACTTGAAAAGTACAATGGTTGCATCCTTGCTGACAGTGTTGGTTTAGGGAAAACATTTTCAGCACTGGGCGTAATCAAGTACTACGAAATGCGGAATAAGGATGTATTGGTGCTTTGCCCCAAAAAACTGGAAGCCAACTGGAACACTTACCGTAACAATGATAAGAACAATATCCTGCAATCTGATCGATTCCGATATGATGTATTATTTCATACGGATCTTTCCCGTGACAAAGGTGAGAGTAATGGAAGACGGTTGGAAAATGTGAACTGGGGAAATTATGGGCTTGTAGTGATTGACGAATCCCATAATTTCAGGAATAATAATGCTTATTCTGATCGAGAAAACAGGTATCAGAAACTGCTAAGGAAGATTGTCAAAGAAGGTATAGAGACAAAAGTACTGATGCTTTCCGCAACTCCCGTTAATAATCGATTCAATGACCTTAAAAACCAATTGGCATTAGCTTATGAGGGAGAAGCTTTTAAAATCGATAGTAAGTTAGATACTAGTAGTGGAATAGAGCAAATTTTCCGAAGGGCACAGCAAGCATTTAATGTTTGGAGTAGATTTGATAATTCTGAACGTACCACAGAAAAGCTGCTCGATATGCTTGATTTTGATTTTTTCGAAATCCTGGACTCGCTAACCATCGCCCGGTCTAGAAAGCATATTACTACCTACTATGACACCACTGCAATAGGTAAATTCCCTAAAAGGAATAAGCCAGTTCCTATGCAATGCCCACTTACCAAAGATGGACAGGTCACCTATGCAGAAATCGCAGAAGAGCTGACTTTACTGAACCTGTCAGTATATACCCCATTGAATTATATCCTTCCAAGTAAACTTCAGCTATATAGAGAGATATTTGAGAAGGATGTAAGGTCAGGCGGTGGTAAATTGTCCCAAATCGATAGGGATAACAGCTTAAGGATTTTGATGCGCATCAACTTATTAAAGCGACTGGAAAGTTCTGTGGACTCCTTTAGGTTGACATTGGAGGGTATTATTTCCCAAATAGAGCGTGCAGTAAAATCCATTGAGAAGGATTCTAATGGTGAATACCAGGGCATTCAAGCCAAAATTAATGATGAAAATTTTGACTGGGAGTCAGACTGGGGAGATGAAGAGGGAAAGATTGGAAAGAAAATAAAAGTCCATATTTCTGATATGGATACCCGCAAGTGGAAGGAGGACCTAAATGAGGATTTGTTTTTACTTCATCGCATATGGAGCAAAATAGTAGATATCCGGGGAAAAGATGATTTTAAACTTCAGCAGCTTATTGAGTTGCTTGATAAGAAGATCAAACAGCCATTTAATCCAGGAAACCAAAAAGCCATTATTTTCACGGCCTTTGCCGACACAGCCAATTACCTCTATGAAAATATTCAGAGCTATTTAAAAAGCCAATATAATTAA